In Cyclopterus lumpus isolate fCycLum1 chromosome 2, fCycLum1.pri, whole genome shotgun sequence, the genomic stretch CTTCAAAAGTTAAGATTCCTCCCACAGCTGAACACAGTGATCCGTTTGAAAGCGCTGTCAAAATGCTAGTAAGTGTTCATTGAGCTGGAATTGCTTTGTCAAACTGGTGGAGAAAAACATactaaagtgccctctagggcAACTAATGTAAgtgcagttcagctctgtgtcccatcacaatgccatcagaagtcatgtgactcaagtcagtgaggtgtctgtgactgaacactgtctgtgagtgccttgtagttgggctcatcagcacagacagccagtctgaggcagtctgtgaggTGTCTCTCATCTGGCATTCGTTCAGAACTTAGACCGTTGGTGATTACCTTCACATCAACTCTACAGACATCCtctgatttaaataattataataataataaatacgagAATATTTGAATCATTAACAATTACGTTACACATGTATTGTCATGATACTACGAGGTATCGTGCTatcataaaagaagaagaaaaatgtctaTGCCTCACCGGTcccaacaaaaataattatattgaatATTATTTGTTACTCCcgcatctgtgctttttcaaataatggaatataattgaattaaaatataattgaaatcactttcaagtaaaccagattgctccatcataCAAGAATACATACAGAATTTgcacacatactaaagtgtcctctagggtatccttccagtggagaacacatactaaagtgtcctctacggtgtccttccagtggagaacacatactaatgtgtcctctagggtatccttccagtggagaacacatactaaagtgtcctctagggtatccttccagtggagaacacatactaaagtgtcctctacggtatccttccagtggagaacacatactaaagtgtcctctacgGTGTCCTTCCattggagaacacatactaaagtgtcctctatggtgtccttccagtggagaacacataccaAAGTGTCCTTCCAGTgaagaacacatactaaagtgtcctctatggtgtccttccagtggagaacacatactaaagtgtcctctagggtgtcTTTCCAGTaaagaacacatactaaagtgtcctctagggtatccttctagtggagaacacatactaatgTGCCTTCTAGGGtgtccttctagtggagaacacatactaaagtgtcctctagggtatcCTTCCAGTgaagaacacatactaaagtgtcctctacggtgtccttccagtggagaacacatactaaagtgtcctctagggtgtccttccagtggagaacacatactaaagtgtccttccagtggagaacacatactaaagtgtcctctagggtatccttccagtggagaacacatactaaagtgtcctctacggtgtccttccagtggaaaacacatactaaagtgtcctctagggtgtccttccagtggagaacacataccaAAGTGTCCTTCCAGTgaagaacacatactaaagtttCCTCTatggtgtccttccagtggagaacacatactaaagtgtcctctagggtgtcTTTCCAGTaaagaacacatactaaagtgtcctctagggtatccttctagtggagaacacatactaatgTGCCTTCTAGGGtgtccttctagtggagaacacatactaaagtgtcctctagggtgtccttccagtggagaacacatactaaggTGTCCTCTAGGGTATCCTTCTAGtagagaacacatactaaagtgccctctagggtgtccttccagtggaaaaaatatataaaagtgcCCTCTTGAGTGTCCCTCCAAAGTAGAAAACATTTCAATGGTAGCTATTTGAAACCTGTATTTTGATTATCTATAATGTACAGAATTGATTATGTTGTGTATTTGGACATTGTTAACAACTCACAACTTGTTGCCTGTGGTCATAACAATTGTCTTGGGGCTGGATGGTGAGTGGTTGATATCAATCCAGTAGCTCTCCATGTGCTTCAGATATTCGTTGTAGAATTCATTATCAGTGTAACCAAAGAGGAAGTTTGATCTGCCGAGCATCTGCCCACAAACAGGGAGTCAGTTAGTGACAGCataaacatcattcaataatggGTTGAATATTGGACAAATTCTCTCATATTAAATCTTTTCAAATTAAGTACATTTGGACCTGTTTAGCCAAGCATAACACAACGCCTTTAAGCAGAGGGGAACTAGGTCTTTATCAATATTGACTACCCCGAGTATGAACTTTTGGCCTTTACTCTGATATTCGGGCCACACTGCAACACAACTGTGCAACTGATGCTTTGATGCTCCGTTATTTCAAACAAATAggatttgacattttttatgaattatttcCTACATTTAAGCGTGTTCTGGTCAATCTAATCCTAGTGATAATAATTTAATGTGATATTTTAATGGACTAATATATAATTGACATTAAGTAAACTAATCCTGGATTCTACAAGTGTAGTTGTTTTTCCATCAGATATATCTCTAATATTTCATTGAAATCTTGTTATTGGGACATCAGGGCCAGTAGTAATTTACCAACGAGCTTCTGATAGATATTAAATAACAGACATTTTTGTTATACATTTACTACATATtttgtactatatatatatatatatatatatatatataattattttgtaacCTGTTCCCAAGTTGCAGCACTGATCAAAACACGTTTGGTATGTACCTGGATCAGAAACAGTCACATCTTGTGAAATGTTTGAAGTACTTTTTCATTCAGTACTTTGCATTTATCTTAAAGAGAAATGTTTGCTTGGCTCTGACTCCAACGTAATGCTAACGCTAAAGGCATAAACTGAGGAAGAACTTGCCAAATATCTGAATTCTGCTTCAGTGCTAATAACTTATAGACAAACCCAGACAGATGAAGACTTACCATGGAGGGCTTCAGAGACAAAGGCGTGATTAGAGGCCGGCATTCTTCAGGTGTCAGAGCCCAGCTGCTAAGGAATAGCCCCGCGACCAGGAATTGAGTGCTGAGCCACAGATTCATGATGCTACAgctgtgaagaaaaacacaaagatctCAAATGACAGCTGCTCGTCACAGAAGTAACGATGGCTGAGGCTGGTCAGCCTTTTAAGAAGCTGCCGGCTTTGGTTTTTTCCCAGTATTCACAGACTAAAGCCTTACCTAGAATTCGGTAAGACATGTTTGCCAGCATACGCCCCTGCAGGTCCAAAGGGTTCATCAGGTTGGGTCTAGGATTTCATAACGACATTGCTGGGTTTGTGTATTAAGCAAATTCTTTCCTGATTTGTTGAATTGTCCTTATCTACcaacgtacacaaacacactgagtatACAAAGCAGCACAGGACCTCTTCAATgatagcctgttggagaaacattgaagATAGCCAGTTGGAGAAATATTGAACgcagcctgttggagaaacattgatggtagcctgtaaGAGAAatattgatggtagcctgttggagaaacattgaagatagtctgttggagaaatattgaatgtagcctgttggagaaacattgatggtagcctgtaagagaaacattgatggtagcctgttggagaaacattgatggtagcatAATTGGAGAATAATTGGACCCGATAATTCAGGATCGGATGAAGGACTAAAAAGGACACAGTTGGGTTCATGTATTTATCATTCACTGATTTGTTCAGCAGTCTTTAGCctacataataaaataaaaagagtataTGTTACCGGCCTCAACCCAAAGGGAACCTGGTCCAGTTGAGAACTGAAGAAAGGAGCACAGGAAGATACTGTTGTCAACTTGTGTGCAGATTTATTTCAGCATGTGCATGAACAGCGCTGAATACGattcaaattattttgtatagcctaaaatcaaaaattacaaatttgtctcagtgagttttgcaatctgtacacatacaacatcctctgacctttgaccctcacatcggttcaggaaCAAACCctccaaaaaaacctttaacgggcagaaaaagggaagaaaacttCGGGAGAGCAACATATTATTATAACTTACATAAAGTTGATCCAGTATTGCAGTCAACGGTTAGGTTGAACTTTGAGGACAGGCAGGTTCCATTtctgagaaaagagacaagaggtaGAGCTGAGTTCATATTCTAACAGCTGTTTCATAACAGCAGCCTAAAGTAAAAGTTAGTTATTGCGCTAGGTTGAGTCTGCTTTTTTTCCAGTATTTACAAACTAGAAAGCCTTTCCACAGAATTAGGTAAGACATGTTTGCCAGCAGACCCCCCTGCAGGTCCAAAGGGAACATCAGGTTGGGGTGTAGGATTTCAAAATGACATTGCTGGGTTTGTGTATTAAGCAAATCATTTCCTGATTTATTGAATTGTCCTTATCTaccaacgcacacaaacacactgagtatACAAAGCAGCACAGGACGCCTTCAATCCAGCTCAAACTGGCACACAGCCTGACCTCAGACATACTGTCATAGGTGTGCACAGTAAGAAGGCACTCAGTAAGCATGCAATGGGCCCACAATGAACCCCAATGGAGACCCACTCTGATCAGTACCTCACCTAGACCCCAAAGTGTACGGTCCGTCCATTCATGCACCGTACTTCGCAATGATAACGTAGCACACAGTCAGAACAAagaaaaccttaaaaaaaagagcagacaaataaagcaaacagaaaaaaaaataaaaatatacagaCCCCGACACCCCTTTATTAtcttttacatgtaaatgtgCATACTCACATACCTGCATTGTTCCTGCATTTTCTTGATAACACAAATTCCATCCACGAGTACTTGACCAATCCTCTAATTTGTTATAAAAGCCATTAGGGTTTTCCATGCTTGGTCAGTTTGGCTTGAACTGTTCTTTACCCTGGcaatcatatttttaaatgcagccgTCTGTGTCATAAGTTTGAGCCAGTCTGTGAGCGTGGGCTTATGTAGGCTCTTCCAGTTTCACAGGATAAGCCTTGCTGCCACCATGAAATCTGTTAATGATATTCTGATCTCTGCTTTGGTGAGGCCTGATGGCACTATTGATGCGTCCCTTAAGAAACACAGCTGTGGGGATTCTGGTAAAGGCCGTTTAAACAACCCTTCTAACATTTCCAGTACTACCTTCCAAAAAGGCAACACATTGGAGCACTCCCACAAAGCGTGTAGAAAAAAGCCCATTTCTATGTTACATTTCCAACATGTATTGTCCTGCATCAAGCCCATTTTATACAGTTTCAGaggtgtaaaataaaatgtatgtacaaTTTTGTAGTGAGTAAAAAGCACTTAGGAACTCCTgaatcttcttctctttttcctcttctcttttcaatCCAAACCCGGACCCCATGCTACTCCTCAGCTGTAAATACTTCCAGAAATCCCCCTTCTcatctaaattaaatgtttctttaaggtcCTTGAATGATTTAAATGAGCCTTCTCTGTAGAGATCTTTGATAACATGTATTCCTTTTGCCAGCCATGTATCCCatagaaatacttttttccctAAACAGATGAGAAGATTATTCCAAGTAGAGAAGTAGCTTTGTTTGTATTGAGATATCCCCAGAATCTTATGTGCCCTCACCCATGCCCACTTAGAGTGTTGTAATATTAGATttccatgtgtgtttttgtgatatCGAGTCCATAACCTGGAATGGAGCTGTTAATTACTCTTCCATCTTTACCCATGCGTGGTTGGATTCATAGTTCGCACAATGCCGTGCTAGCAAATTATTTTGAATACTATGCTATATAATTCCATATTTGGAATAGCCAATCCTCCACGTTTCCTTGAAGCAAAGAGCTTTTTCATACTGATTCTAGGTTTTTTGCCACTCCATAAAAATTCCttaattaaattgttaaattgtttAAAGAGTCCTTCGtgtattgtgatttaaaaaacataatgtaatatgtaatgttaattctgtgtgtgtgtgtgtgcgttaacTTGTTGTGCAGATGATTAAGCGAAGAGTCTTTTTTGTGGAAGGGAACTGTAGTGGCTagtgaattcaattcaatttcaattcactttattttatttagcccaatatcagcaattatgaatttgcctcagagggctttacaatctgtacacatacgacatccctgtcccaggacctcacatcggatcaggaaaaacttccatgaaatagaaaaaacccttacataagaaaaaaagtaagaaaccttcaggagagcaacagaggaggatccctctccccggatggacagacgcaatagatgtcatgtgtacagaatgaacagcattactgagttacataaacacattcaatgaatatgacagaatgtatgaatagaCCTGAAGCCTCTAACTTCATGAGACTTGGCACCCGCTATCAGTTGGTTATACACCGCAGGGACACTTTGTTACCGGCCTTTCAGCTGGGAGAGGGTATCCTGtcgaaatgtgtgtgtgttaaacggTAATGAAGAAATGATGCCATTGAGCAAACTGGCTCTAAACTCCTCggcaagtggcaagggccctttgtggtcacacagcgagtgggggatgtcaactatgaggtggtgcgttctgacaggggaggagctacacagatctaccacctcaacctcctaaaagcatggagagaggcggagtctgtttctctggtgtccgcggtttttgagagagaggagctggggcctgaggcgCCAACTTCTactaatccggcctcgctcctttgtgaagaccatctctccgggacccagagaaaagacattgtctagttgcaagagcagtttgctgacgtgttctcCCTCCTGCCAGGTTGCACAAACCTCAAAGAGCAACGAATTGAGATGCCATCGATGGTGCGGTCGCGACCCTACatgttacctgaacacaaaagaaaagtggttcagagggaattagcgGCCTTGCTGGAGAtaggggtaatagaagagtccaacagtgcctggtgtagtcCCACTGTTCTtgtggtcaagaaggatggatctatatgattctgtgtggactatcgcaAGGTGAACGATGTGTCAcagttcgatgcttacccaatgccccgggtcgaggAACTCTTTGACCGACcgggcactgcgcgtttctttacgatactggatttaaccaagggccattggcagattcctctgtcacCAAAGGAAAAAACGTCCTTCTCCACTCTGTATGGGTTGTACCAActcaccacgcttccctttggttTGTTCAGAGCCCCAGACACTTTTCAACGCCTCATCTACCGTttgctgcgtccgcacgctgcatatgcggcTGCCTACTTgaatgatgtgatcatccacaccaccacctgggcggagcatgagTAGCAGGTGGGCGGTGACCGAtctgacccggaaaggtgcctcagatccggtccagtggacggagcagtgccagttggtgtttgagaaggtaaaacaagctctctgtggggagcCACTCCTCCATACACCTaacttatctcttccctttaccctgcagactgatgcaTCGAGGGCTGGTGGCCGTTTTGTCCAAGCAGGTTCGGTCGACTTAGCAAGCAATTGAAGTATTTCATCTGTTGTAAAACCAGGTTTAAAGTAGTCTTCAATGTGTCACAATCCATTTCTATGTCAACCAGAGGGTAACCTATGCCAAAGTCCTGCTTtcgaatacatttttttttttaaacatttttatttatttatttttgcgaAAGGGTTCCGCAGTCCACAGTGGTGTCCACGATTGTGCATGTACATtcccgtctcttgtctctcaggtgtctgaGTGGTCCGATTAGCgtttaagaaaaacaagtttccCAGTATTTTTCCACGGCACAGGCATGGCCACGATTCTTGGTATGTGATCCTCTCAGATGCGTTCATTGTAAACAGTTATTTCTGGTACTTTCCAATAATAAACAAGGTGGTACAATGAGGTATTACACtgaacatatttctttaatattGAGCTCCATTACATAGTTTGAAAACCATGGCGGTACAATGACGTATTACACTGAGTTATGACGTTTATTGATAATAAACTTCAATACTCATAGTACTTAGGATAAAGGTATTTAAGAGGGAACAAGCGGAGAATGtcaatgttctttattttcacgttaaagataaatacatatattctgtAGCATTTTTATcttataatctttttttttgattCATGGAAGTTTATTCTTGATCAGAGATGATGATTTTCCCAGAAGGTGAACGTTGTATTAAATCATCAAAAGTGTGTTTCATGTATGTTTGTTGACTAAGTTTTGACCTCTCACTGGGGACACGCTTCACAGTTAATAAAACCTTGGtgttataacattttattacattatgaaTAAAAACGAGCCACACGTtccatttttttgtctttttgtctctttactcAGTTTCAGTTTGAAATATCCATTCATATTAATTGTAATATTCGGGTATCTTACGCCCCTCGCATTCGGAACAGaaatctgcagagagagagacaaaaacaaagaaatcagtTCAATCTGTCATCACACGTCTTCATGTCATAGTTTAATCAGACAGGTCTAAAAGGTGAAGCACCGTTCTTGGGGTCGTAAATAAAGTCTGGTTCTCTGTTGAAGCCGAGGCAGCTCGCCTGCTTCCTGAAATGTTCCAGATCAGAGTCCTTCACGGTTGTTCCTCTTgctggagacaaaacaacaacataggaTGAATGCTTcagatatgaaatgtgttttatttatatttagacatgttttctctcagacTTGTTTCTTCCTACCCATCAGATGAATACCACGGTAGTGAGTCTCCTCTGCTGTAGCGTTTATGTTGAGTTCCATCTTCTCTAACATTTTGTCCAGGTTTGTGGCGGTGCGGTTGAAGCTATACAGCAGACAGCCGTCACAGGTCGGCAACATGTGGAACGACGCTGAGAAGTTGGAGTCTAAGGACAGAAACTGTATATTAATCATCTCCACTGAAAATCTAAGAATGTTCTTCTGGTAAACTTTCCAGCGATGTCCTCAGACAGGACAGAGGTTCTCTTCACTTTCCCTGTGCTGcagaggttgtgtttgttttaatcagtgaTGATGGAAGTTGATAGAGTCCACAGCCATGCTATCAACTCTGTAAGGCTGTACTTAAATAACTCATAAACCACAATACATAAAAATGTTCTTCTGATGAtggagttagatgagaagtCAGAGGATTTTTCAGTTGAAACCACAAATATGAACCTTATGGTGGCGCAATAGTAAAGGTCTGAGAATCACAAGTCAGAAAGACGTATCCCCTGGTATGGatgaatgtctgaaccaaatTCCATctcaatccatccaatagttttaACAATCAGAAACATGATCTCTCCGGCTGGATTCTCTGACTAACAGAACTAACGCAATAAATATGTAGAAACTCCAGCATGGTGTTGGATCAGGTAACTTACATGATGTTGATATAGTATTGTCTTCAAAGTTTAGGTTGGTCCTTATAGACAGGCAGGTTCCATTtctgagaaaagagacaagaggaagagctgAGTTCATCTTCTAACATCATTTCTAACTTCTCCTCCATGTCAGCTTCAAAAGTTAAGATTCCTCCCACAGCTGAACACAGTGATCCGTTTGAAAGCGCTGTCAAAATGCTAGTAAGTGTTCATTGAGCTGGAATTGCTTTGTCAAACTGGTGGAGAAAAACATactaaagtgccctctagggcAACTAATGTAAgtgcagttcagctctgtgtcccatcacaatgccatcagaagtcatgtgactcaagtcagtgaggtgtctgtgactgaacactgtctgtgagtgccttgtagttgggctcatcagcacagacagccagtctgaggcagtctgtgaggTGTCTCTCATCTGGCATTCGTTCAGAACTTAGACCGTTGGTGATTACCTTCACATCAACTCTACAGACATCCtctgatttaaataattataataataataaatacgagAATATTTGAATCATTAACAATTACGTTACACATGTATTGTCATGATACTACGAGGTATCGTGCTatcataaaagaagaagaaaaatgtctaTGCCTCACCGGTcccaacaaaaataattatattgaatATTATTTGTTACTCCcgcatctgtgctttttcaaataatggaatataattgaattaaaatataattgaaatcactttcaagtaaaccagattgctccatcataCAAGAATACATACAGAATTTgcacacatactaaagtgtcctctatggtgtccttccagtggagaacacatactaatgTGCCTTCTAGGGtgtccttctagtggagaacacatactaaagtgtcctctagggtatccttccagtggagaacacatactaaagtgtcctctagggtatccttccagtggagaacacatactaaagtgtcctctacggtgtccttccagtggagaacacatactaaagtgtcctctagggtgtctttccagtggagaacacataccaAAGTGTCCTTCCAGTgaagaacacatactaaagtgtcctctatggtgtccttccagtggagaacacatactaaagtgtcctctagggtgtcTTTCCAGTAAAGAACACATACTAATGTGTCCTCTACGGTatccttctagtggagaacacataTTAATGTGCCTTCTAGGGtgtccttctagtggagaacacatactaaagtgtcctctagggtatccttccagtggagaacacatactaaagtgtcctctacggtgtccttccagtggagaacacatactaaagtgtcctctagggtgtccttccagtggagaacacatactaaagtatcctctagggtgtccttccagtggagaacacatactaaagtgtccttccagtggagaacacatactaaagtgtcctctagggtatccttccagtggagaacacatactaaagtgtcctctacggtgtccttccagtggagaacacatactaaagtgtcctctagggtgtccttccagtggagaacacataccaAAGTGTCCTTCCAGTgaagaacacatactaaagtttCCTCTatggtgtccttccagtggagaacacatactaaagtgtcctctagggtgtcTTTCCAGTaaagaacacatactaaagtgtcctctagggtatccttctagtggagaacacatactaatgTGCCTTCTAGGGtgtccttctagtggagaacacatactaaagtgtcctctagggtgtccttccagtggagaacacatactaaggTGTCCTCTAGGGTATCCTTCTAGttgagaacacatactaaagtgccctctagggtgtccttccagtggagaaaaaatataaaagtgcCCTCTTGAGTGTCCCTCCAAAGTAGAAAACATTTCAATGGTAGCTATTTGAAACCTGTATTTTGATTATCTATAATGTACAGAATTGATTATGTTGTGTATTTGGACATTGTTAACAACTCACAACTTGTTGCCTGTGGTCATAACAATTGTCTTGGGGCTGGATGGTGAGTGGTTGATATCAATCCAGTAGCTCTCCATGTGCTTCAGATATTCGTTGTAGAATTCATTATCAGTGTAACCAAAGAGGAAGTTTGATCTGCCGAGCATCTGCCCACAAACAGGGAGTCAGTTAGTGACAGCataaacatcattcaataatggGTTGAATATTGGACAAATTCTCTCATATTAAATCTTTTCAAATTAAGTACATTTGGACCTGTTTAGCCAAGCATAACACAACGCCTTTAAGCAGAGGGGAACTAGGTCTTTATCAATATTGACTACCCCGAGTATGAACTTTTGGCCTTTACTCTGATATTCGGGCCACACTGCAACACAACTGTGCAACTGATGCTTTGATGCTCCGTTATTTCAAACAAATaggattttacattttttatgaattatttcCTACATTTAAGCGTGTTCTGGGCAATCTAATCCTAGTGATAATAATTTAATGTGATATTTTAATGGACTAATATATAATTGACATTAAGTAAACTAATCCTGGATTCTACAAGTGTAGTTGTTTTTCCATCACATATATATCTAATATTTCATTGAAATCTTGTTATTGGGACATCAGGGCCAGTAGTAATTTACCAACGAGCTTCTGATAGATATTAAATAACAGACATTTTTGTTATACATTTACTACATATtttgtactatatatatatatatatatatatatatatatatatatatatataattattttgtaacCTGTTCCCAAGTTGCAGCACTGATCAAAACACGTTTGGTAAGTACCTGGATCAGAAACAGTCACATCTTGTGAAATGTTTGAAGTACTTTTTCATTCAGTACTTCGCATTTATCTTAAAGAGAAATGTTTGCTTGGCTCTGACTCCAACGTAATGCTAACGCTAAAGGCATAAACTGAGGAAGAACTTGCCAAATATCTGAATTCTGCTTCAGTGCTAATAACTTATAGACAAACCCAGACAGATAAAGACTTACCATGGAGGGCT encodes the following:
- the LOC117745962 gene encoding uncharacterized protein LOC117745962 translates to MNLWLSTQFLVAGLFLSSWALTPEECRPLITPLSLKPSMMLGRSNFLFGYTDNEFYNEYLKHMESYWIDINHSPSSPKTIVMTTGNKLNGTCLSIRTNLNFEDNTISTSYSNFSASFHMLPTCDGCLLYSFNRTATNLDKMLEKMELNINATAEETHYRGIHLMARGTTVKDSDLEHFRKQASCLGFNREPDFIYDPKNDFCSECEGRKIPEYYN